The window GGATCAGGGAGCATGGAATACAGGTAATTAATGGTGATATCATTGCGGATGACAGCATCTTTGATAGAGAATTTGTTCATAGTAACTGGCCTAAAGACCAGCTTACGAAATGGTACTGCGCGCCTGTAAGCGGTCTCTCTTTTAACGATAACTGTGTTGATGTGATAGTAGAACCTGACAGTAAACCAGGAGGTCTTATTTCCGTTCGGACAGAGCCTGAAACATCTTTTGTAAAAATAATTAATAAATGTAAAACTACTGCGTTAAAATCAAAACAGTCTTATTCATTGTACAGGAAGCCATTTGAAAACCAGATTTATCTCAAAGGTTTTTTGTGGTTAAAGAGTAAGCCGAGGAGAGAGTGGATGGCTATTTATAATCCTCCATTGTATCTGACTACTGTATTCAAAGAGATGTTAGAAAATAAAGATATCCGTATTTTGGGGGAAGCACGGGTTATAAATGAGTCGGATAAAAATACCGGGAACAGGCTCCATAAATTATTCACTACCACTTCAAGTTTAAGACAATCTATTACAGTAGCCAATAAGCGTAGCCAGGGATTCTACGCGGAACAGATACTGAAGGCTCTTGGGGCAATCATGAATAACGACGGCTCTTTTTCAGGAGGGTTGGAGGTAATTATAGATTTCATTACAAAATTAGGAATCCCGGAGGAGAGTTATCATCTTGATGATGGTTCCGGATTATCCAAAAAAAACAAATTAACGCCGGAAATGTTCACAAGATTACTACGCTATATGTACAAACATAAAAATGCCGGAATCTTCCTGAAATCACTTCCAATAGCGGGGACAGATGGCACTCTGAAAAAACGCTTGAGAGAAAAACCATATAAATCGAGAATAAGAGCAAAGACAGGGTATGTTAATGGGACAAGTACACTTTCTGGCTATGTTAAGACATTAGACGAGGAAGTGATAGCATTTTCAATATTGGTAAACAAAATAAGAGGTAGTGCCTGGAAGGCAAAGCAGCTTCAAGATGCTATATGTAAGTTTCTGGTTACTTATTAAATAGACACTAATTTTCACCTATTATCACGAATTAAAAAACAATTGACACGCAGAACGTATTTTACTATATATTCAAAGACGTGTCCATGGTATCATCACTTCAAATCATTGATTTTAAATACTTCCCTGTATAAGATCCCTTCGTACCGGCAATTTTTTCGGGAGGACCTGCAGCAATCACCTCTCCACCTCTTTCTCCTCCCTCAGGTCCCATGTCGATGATATAGTCTGCAGTTTTGATAACGTCTAGATTGTGCTCAATAACAATTACGGTATTCCCCATATCCGTCAGCTTGTGGAGTATCTTCAGGAGTTTCCGAATATCTGCAAAATGAAGTCCGGTTGTGGGCTCATCAAGTATATATAGCGTTTTTCCAGTACTCTGTTTTGCAAGTTCAGTTGAGAGTTTTACCCTTTGCGCTTCACCTCCGGAAATGGTAGTGCTTGACTGCCCAAGTGTTATGTATCCTAATCCAACGTTTTGTAGTGTCCTCAATATGCGCTCAATACGGGGGACATTTTTGAAGAAATCATACGCCTCTTCCACTGTCATGTCGAGTGTGTCTGCAATGGTTTTGCCCTTATATCTTATTTCCAGTGTTTCCGGGTTGTATCTTTTACCTCTGCATTGTTCACAGAGGACAAACATATCCGGCAGGAAGTTCATGGCAATTTTCTTCGTCCCCTGGCCTTCACACAACCCGCACCTGCCTTCTTTAACGTTAAAACTGTAACGGCCGGATTTGTATCCCCTTATCTTTGATTCCTTTGTCTGGGCAAAAACATTTCTTATGTGGTTGAAGAGGTCTGTGTATGTTGCTGGGTTTGATCGCGGTGTGCGACCAATCGGGGATTGGTCGATCTCTATTACTTTGTCAATTTTTTCTATTCCCGTTATCCTGCTATGTTTCCCCGGCTTGAGACGACTGCCATATATCGACTTCATTAAAGCTCTATGTAAAATCTGATCGATAAGAGTGCTCTTGCCCGAGCCTGAAACGCCGGTTATACAGCAGAATACGTTTAATGGGATTTGGACGTCAATTGATTTAAGGTTGTTTTCCATTGCGCCTTGTATCAAGATAACGTTTTTCATATCTGCTTTTTTTCTTATGCCGGGGATTTCCACCTTAAGTTTGTGGTTCATATATTGAGAGGTTAATGACTCTTTATTGGAGGTTATTTCTTGAACAGAGCCCTCTGCTACTATCTCCCCTCCATGTTCTCCTGCACCAGGTCCCAGATCAATTACATAATCTGCATTACGTATAGTTTCTTCATCATGTTCAACTACTATTACAGTATTTCCGGAATCCTTCAGTTTTAATAATGTATCAATTAATCTTTTATTGTCTCTCTGGTGTAATCCAATAGTAGGTTCATCCAATACATAGCACGCACCGATCAGGCCGGTCCCTACCTGTGTTGCCAGTTGGATCCGCTGCACTTCTCCACCGGAAAGTGTATCACTCCTTCTGTCCAGTGTTAAATAGTATAATCCGATATCAAGCATGAAGCCTGATCTGATTATAATCTCTTTTAAAATCCCTTTTGCTATGATCTCTTTCTCTCCCTTGAATTTAAGGGCCTTAAAGAAGTCAAAGGCATTTTTTACCGTCATTGAAGTGATTTCATTTATTGTTTTTCCATTAACTTTTACGGATAACGCTTCAGGTCTTAACCTGGCTGCTTTGCACCCTTCACATGTAGTGTATTCCATATATCTTTCAAGGCGTTTTATAACATCCGGACTGTTTGTTTTGTCATATACCTGCCATAATACCGGAATGACACCTTCAAAGCGTTCCCCCGCTTTAAGGTTTTTTTTATTGAGAGGTTCTCCGTGTAACAAAATATTTTTAGCCTTTTTCCCGATCTTCCTGATCGGTACCTCCGTGTCAATACCATATTTTTCTGAAAAAATGTCTAATAAACTGTTGTAATGCCCCTGTGTAATTGGACTCCATTTTGACCATGCATGAACAGCATCTTCTCTTAGACTTAATTCCTCATTTGGTATTATCAATTCCGGATCAAACTCCAGAGTCATACCTAATCCTTCGCACTCTCTGCACGAACCATAGGGGCTATTGAAGGAGAACATTCGGGGAGCAAGTTCTTCATAGCCGATCCCACAATCCGGGCAGGAATAGCGTTCACTGAAAACCATATCCTGCCACTTTCCTTTCTTTTCGCGCGCAACAATTACGACGCCTTCTCCCAGTTCCAGACTCGTATGTATTGAGTCACTGAGCCTTTTTTGAATATCATCCTTAACTACAAGTCTGTCTACGACGATATCAATATCATGCAATTTATACCTGCTCAGTTTGACGTCGCTGCCTGCATCAATAACCTTCCCATCGACTCTGGCACGTACGAACCCCTTACGTCTTATTTTCTGAAAAATCTCTTTGTGTTCACCTTTTTTGCCCTTAATTATTGGTGTTAGAATCATAATCTTTGTGCCATAGGGAATCCGTGATACTCTATCCATAATCTGCTCTATGGATTGTCTGGTAATTGCAGTTCCACAATTATGGCAATAGGGAGTGCCGACTTTCGCAAAGAGAAGGCGTAGATAGTCGTATATATCAGTTGTTGTGGCGACGGTAGAACGCGGGCCTGAATGGCTTGTTCTCTGCTCGATTGCGATAGTGGGAGGGAGGCCTTCTATGATATCGACGTCCGGCTTCTGCATCTGGTCGAGGAATTGTCTGGCATATGAGGAGAGGCTTTCTATGTAACGTCGTTGCCCCTCCGCGTAAATAGTGTCAAAGGCCAGGGAGGATTTCCCGGAACCGCTTACACCGGTTATAACCACAAGCTGATCTCTCGGAATGTTTATGTTTATGCTTTTCAGATTGTGTTGTCTTGCACCATTTATTGATATGTGATTGACAGGTTCTGACTTAATAGAGTTACTTCTTTTTACTTGCATCAGTCATCTTCTTCCAGTTCATAACCAAGTGTGTCAATAACCGCACGCCAACCCCGGTAGCGCCTTTTCTTATGTATGGAGTATCCTTTTCTACAAGAAACGTTCCTGCAATGTCAAGGTGTACCCATGGGAAGTCTTCTACAAATTCGGCTAAGAAACACGCAGCTGTAATAGTCCCCGCGTATTTACCTCCGGTATTCTTAATATCTGCTATGTTGCTTTTTATCAAATCATTATATTCTTCCCATAGCGGTAATTCCCACACTCTTTCATGGCAGTTTTCACCGGATTGTTTTACCCGGTCTTTAAGCTCTTCATTGTTACCAAGCATGCCTGATGCAAAAGTGCCAAGCGCAGCGACACATGCGCCGGTTAATGTGGCAATGTCTATCATGGCATCAGGCTTATACTTTTTCGCGTAACTGATTGCATCAGCCAGAATCAGGCGTCCTTCAGCATCAGTGTTTAATATCTCTACCGTCTTTCCTGACATATATTTGATAATATCACCCGGTTTCAGGGCACGGCCACCGGGCATGTTTTCTGTACATGGTATCAATCCCACAATATGGGAGGATGGTTTAAGGTCGGAAATAGCCTTAAAAGTACCCAGCACAGCGGCGGCACCCGACATATCGGCCTTCATCAGATCCATACCTGCCCCGGGTTTTAAGGATATTCCTCCTGAGTCAAAGGTTACACCTTTACCCACAAGGACTATTGTATCATTAGTGTTTTTCTTAGAATTATATTCAAGGATGATAAATTTAGGTGGTTCAGAGCTTCCTCTCGATACATTCAATATACCGTTCATACCCAGTTTTTTCATTTCCGGGATGGACAATACTTTACATTTAACTCCAGTTTTCTTTGCAATCTCTTTTGCTTTATTTGCAAGGAATGTTGGCGTTGCGTCGCTGCCCGCCATATTTACAATATCACGTGAGAAACAGACGGCTTCTGCTTCTATCTGGCTTTTCTGTACTGCAGATTTAACATTTTCCAGGTCATCCTTCTTCTGAACAATCAGAGAGTAATTTGTAATATCCGTTTTTTCTTCCTTCTTTAATGTTTTATACATGGTGAAAGTATAGAGTGACAATAAGATGCCTTCTACCACTGAACGAGTAACATCTTCCAGAGAGATCTCCTTATTTTCTGTTCCATATAATAATAATGAAGGATTTTTATATTTCTTTTCCTGGATAACTCTGGTGGCTGTGCCTGCGGCCTGTCGGGCTTTGTCAAGTGAAAACGCGGTCGATTTTCCCAGCCCGACTAACAGGACTCTTTTTGGAGCAATCTTCTTATCAGTTGGGATTAGTATCGTTTCATTCAATTTTCCGTTAAAATCACCGTTTTGCAGTAAACTTGATATTGCCTTTCCGGATGCTTTATCAAGGGCGTTTAAATCGGAAGGGATTTTTTTTATATTTTCAAAGAGACTTATTATGATTATGTCTGTAGATTTTTTTTCTGCTGCGCCAAATGTTACTGATAACTTCATCTGAAATCCTCCATAATATATAAGAAGAGAAACAACTGTTTTTTATAGTTCCAGAGCGGTATATTATACTAATTTATAACGTATAACAAGAGAACCTTTTTCTTTTGACAATCAAAGTTCTTTGCATTAGAATCAAAAGTTTATAATTAATTTTAAAATCAGTAGCGGGGAAAGTGATGAAAATAAGGCTTTTTATAACGTTAATTTCTTTAAGTTTTGCAGGTTTATTAATAAATGGTTGTGGTGATAATACACCAAGCCCCCATGGTGGTATTGTCGGTGCTCCGCAAAGCGGAGGCGACATGAACTTTGAGCAGCAGGCATTAAAAGCGGAGCAGGATGATCTTGCCAAATTGAAAATAGGAAAAATGCATGCGAGTGATTCAGATGATGGTCATCTCAGTGCTCATGGCACTCCTAAAGAAACGAAAAAAGATCCCAATGAGGTAATAGCGACAGTAAACGGCGAAAAAATTATACGTCTGGAACTTGACAAGATAATGGATAAAGCCAAAACAAGAATGAGTAAATCTAATCTGCATCTTGTAGAAGAAAAAGTTATAAATGATTTAATTACACAGGCAGTACTCAAGCAGTTTATTAAAAAGGAAAATATCCAGGTTGATCTAAACCGTATTGAAACGGAGATTAATAATTTCAGGGAGAATATAAAAAAGAATCCTCAGACTAAAGACAAAAGCCTTGAAACACTTCTGGAAGAGCAGGGGGGAAGCCTCGACGAGTTGAGAGTTGCCCTGGATATCTCATTCGGAGTAGACGAATACCTCGAAAAGACTACATCAGAGGAAGAGATGAAAACCTATTTTACGGAGAACATAGGCAGCTTTAACGGGGAAATCGTTACTGCAAGTCATATTCTTATAGATACAAAAGGCGTAACCGATGAGACAAAATTAAAAGAGGCAAAAGAGAGAGCAGAAAAGATAAAAAAAGAACTTGATGAGGGTGGTGATTTTGTACAACTTGCTAAAGCCCACTCCGATTGCCCTTCCGCTAAGACTGGCGGAAATTTAGGTCCTATCAAGAGAGATGACATGGTAAAAGAATTTACGGATGTGGCCTACGCGACAGAGGTAAATGGTATCAGTGAACCGGTAAAAACACAGTTTGGTTATCACATTATCAAAGTTACAGGTAAAGACGCAGGTAAAGACGTCAATTATGAAGATATTAAGGATAAGGTAAAAATTGCACTTCATAATGAGAAAACATTGAATTTAATTCAGGATTTACTCAAAAAATCAGATGTTAAGGTACTATATACGCCAACTCCATACTATGCGGCAACGTCATCCGGTGGTGGCCATGGCGGCATGGGCGGTGGCGGGCATGGCAGTGGCATGGGCAACATGAGCATGCCAGGAGGACATGGAGGGGTGTATGGTGATCATGGTAATATGAAAACGAATACTTCTCCTCATGGCGGCGCTTCACCTCACGGTGGTACTGGCAATCCATCTCCTCACGCTGGAATGCCTATGCCGGGTGCTTCTTCACCCCATGGTGGTGCTTCACCTCATGGTGGTTCAAATCCACACGGGCAAATGAGTTCGGTAGAAGGTGGGTCTGTAGAGAAGAAATTTACTCTTACAAACGATTGATAGAGATCCTTCTGCCTGGACTTTGTTATTTCTTTTCGACACGGCCTTGTAGTTACAAGGCTGGTGTTGATTATTGTAGGGCCTCTCTTTCGAGAGGAGTCCAAGACTGGAATCCTCTCGAAAGAGAGGAACATTTCCCCGCAACTACATCAAAAATAGTATTAGCTACCCATCTTTAAGTTAAGAGGGATTTTGAAAGATTGTAAACGGAGTTAACGTATAAAATGGATCCTCAGTCAGCTATAAAAATATCCGTTATTCTATATTGGAGTTCACTGTTAATCTATACTTCCTATTGGATAGTCGGCTTCATGGGCAGAGGGATAAGGTTCTATGTCCTCCTGGGTGGAATTGTCCTGCACACGGCATCAATTACCTTCAGGGGTATTGCTATAGAATATTTCCCGCTGACTAACAAATTTGAATCATTTACAGGGTTTGCTCTTGCATGCTTCAGTGTGCTTCTTTTTTATTCCAGGGTAGAGAGTTACGTCTACAGGATTGCAACGTTTAGTGTAGGATATATTTTCTTTGTTGTTGCTTCCGTTTGCTTCTCCTCTTATTTAATGAAGGTGTCATATGCACCGCCGCTTATGTTGACGATATGGTATGTCCTTCACGTTCCTATATCTTTCTATTGCTATGCATTATGGACAAGTGCTTTCGCTGCAGCAATGGCAAGATATTTTTCCGGAAGTGAAGATAAGAGACGGTTTGAGTATATAATAGATGCTGGCTTCCAATACGGATTTATAGCCTTCTCGATATCTATGATATTCGGCGGACTATGGGGTTATGTAGCCTGGGGGTCCTATTTTCTTTGGGACGCGAAGCTGCTCTGGTCTGTGATTATCTGGTTCTTTTATGCGACTTGCATTCATCTGGATTATTGGCCCGCATCCAGAAAGTACAAAACACCACTGGCAATAGTTGGATTTGTTATACTTCTGACAACGTATGTTGGTACAAGTTTTCTTATTAAAAGTTCACACAGTTTTTAATATAAAATGAAAAAAGTATATGATTTTTTAAGGTCCCAGAAGACGGGAATAATAGTAGGATTTGCGGTTACGGGACTCCTTATAATAGGCAGCCTTATCATGAATTACTGCCCGGAATCCTACGAGGGGCTTTCGGGTGAAGATATCACATTCTTCTTTAATGAACCTAAGCCGATACACATCTGGTTTTACCTGATGTTTGTTGCCTTTGCCATGTATGGGATATGTATCTTCATCTGTACACTGGACTCTATCCTTAGAAAGGTAAAGGCACGTTCCAAAAAAGTTGCTTTGTATGGTGCCTCAATTGTTCATATCGGTTTCCTCGTCACGCTTGTGGCGCATCTTGTTGGCGGCATATGGTCGGAGTCTGGCAGACCAATCACGGTTTCCAATACATGGGTCCAGGCCGGTGAATATGAGTTAAAGGTGACAGGGCTTGACTCAACTACTTACCCAAACGGTATGCCCAGGAAGATAACCGCACAGATGAAGATAAGGAAAGACGGGGAGGAGTATGATGACACGCTCGGCTACAACAACCCTGTGCTTGTAGATAGCGGGACCAAACAGTTCCTTTTACGAAATTATGGAAACATGCCAAACGCGGTAGTAATGAATATTGACGGACAAACAGTGACGTTAAACATAAAGGACGTCATAGAGATAAACGGAACAGATGTACTCATTGCAAATCTTTACATGCCGCCTCAGTTCCCACTGCCTGTTCTGCAGTTAGTCTCAAAAGGTAATAACGATAAATACGATCAAACCTATGTCCGCATTGGCAGGCAAAATGTTCAGAATGTTAAGGGGGTAGACGTAATATTTCAAGACATTAAATCTACACCTGCTGTAGTTGTTACAACGAAGAAGAACCCGAGTATACCACTTACACTGATTGCAATCGGCTGTTTTGGGTCAGGTATGCTTTTGGTGGTCTTCAGGACGGCGTACAAGATGGTCAGGGTTTAAGCGAGCAAGATGTTCTGGTTTATGAATTACGATCTCAAATTACAGGAAACGTGAGGTATTTAACGGATTGAGCAGATGCAGGATGAAACACTGCTCATCCTGGACATCATATAGTTTCTGTAGAACACCACATATCGTAATGATATCCATAGGAATCAAAT of the Candidatus Scalindua japonica genome contains:
- the dacB gene encoding D-alanyl-D-alanine carboxypeptidase/D-alanyl-D-alanine endopeptidase, with the protein product MKLFLSKKHTTYKIPFFFLVLLLLFYAICLESGWSTPENRELKDDIDAILQKYKSKNTQVGISIFSISNNKYLYEFNSDELFVVASNMKLFTTATALVYLGAGYEFKTEILYRGNISVDGKLDGDIIIKGSGDPNISGRFFDGNVTAVPAYWADRIREHGIQVINGDIIADDSIFDREFVHSNWPKDQLTKWYCAPVSGLSFNDNCVDVIVEPDSKPGGLISVRTEPETSFVKIINKCKTTALKSKQSYSLYRKPFENQIYLKGFLWLKSKPRREWMAIYNPPLYLTTVFKEMLENKDIRILGEARVINESDKNTGNRLHKLFTTTSSLRQSITVANKRSQGFYAEQILKALGAIMNNDGSFSGGLEVIIDFITKLGIPEESYHLDDGSGLSKKNKLTPEMFTRLLRYMYKHKNAGIFLKSLPIAGTDGTLKKRLREKPYKSRIRAKTGYVNGTSTLSGYVKTLDEEVIAFSILVNKIRGSAWKAKQLQDAICKFLVTY
- the uvrA gene encoding excinuclease ABC subunit UvrA — protein: MQVKRSNSIKSEPVNHISINGARQHNLKSININIPRDQLVVITGVSGSGKSSLAFDTIYAEGQRRYIESLSSYARQFLDQMQKPDVDIIEGLPPTIAIEQRTSHSGPRSTVATTTDIYDYLRLLFAKVGTPYCHNCGTAITRQSIEQIMDRVSRIPYGTKIMILTPIIKGKKGEHKEIFQKIRRKGFVRARVDGKVIDAGSDVKLSRYKLHDIDIVVDRLVVKDDIQKRLSDSIHTSLELGEGVVIVAREKKGKWQDMVFSERYSCPDCGIGYEELAPRMFSFNSPYGSCRECEGLGMTLEFDPELIIPNEELSLREDAVHAWSKWSPITQGHYNSLLDIFSEKYGIDTEVPIRKIGKKAKNILLHGEPLNKKNLKAGERFEGVIPVLWQVYDKTNSPDVIKRLERYMEYTTCEGCKAARLRPEALSVKVNGKTINEITSMTVKNAFDFFKALKFKGEKEIIAKGILKEIIIRSGFMLDIGLYYLTLDRRSDTLSGGEVQRIQLATQVGTGLIGACYVLDEPTIGLHQRDNKRLIDTLLKLKDSGNTVIVVEHDEETIRNADYVIDLGPGAGEHGGEIVAEGSVQEITSNKESLTSQYMNHKLKVEIPGIRKKADMKNVILIQGAMENNLKSIDVQIPLNVFCCITGVSGSGKSTLIDQILHRALMKSIYGSRLKPGKHSRITGIEKIDKVIEIDQSPIGRTPRSNPATYTDLFNHIRNVFAQTKESKIRGYKSGRYSFNVKEGRCGLCEGQGTKKIAMNFLPDMFVLCEQCRGKRYNPETLEIRYKGKTIADTLDMTVEEAYDFFKNVPRIERILRTLQNVGLGYITLGQSSTTISGGEAQRVKLSTELAKQSTGKTLYILDEPTTGLHFADIRKLLKILHKLTDMGNTVIVIEHNLDVIKTADYIIDMGPEGGERGGEVIAAGPPEKIAGTKGSYTGKYLKSMI
- a CDS encoding leucyl aminopeptidase yields the protein MKLSVTFGAAEKKSTDIIIISLFENIKKIPSDLNALDKASGKAISSLLQNGDFNGKLNETILIPTDKKIAPKRVLLVGLGKSTAFSLDKARQAAGTATRVIQEKKYKNPSLLLYGTENKEISLEDVTRSVVEGILLSLYTFTMYKTLKKEEKTDITNYSLIVQKKDDLENVKSAVQKSQIEAEAVCFSRDIVNMAGSDATPTFLANKAKEIAKKTGVKCKVLSIPEMKKLGMNGILNVSRGSSEPPKFIILEYNSKKNTNDTIVLVGKGVTFDSGGISLKPGAGMDLMKADMSGAAAVLGTFKAISDLKPSSHIVGLIPCTENMPGGRALKPGDIIKYMSGKTVEILNTDAEGRLILADAISYAKKYKPDAMIDIATLTGACVAALGTFASGMLGNNEELKDRVKQSGENCHERVWELPLWEEYNDLIKSNIADIKNTGGKYAGTITAACFLAEFVEDFPWVHLDIAGTFLVEKDTPYIRKGATGVGVRLLTHLVMNWKKMTDASKKK
- a CDS encoding foldase protein PrsA, with product MKIRLFITLISLSFAGLLINGCGDNTPSPHGGIVGAPQSGGDMNFEQQALKAEQDDLAKLKIGKMHASDSDDGHLSAHGTPKETKKDPNEVIATVNGEKIIRLELDKIMDKAKTRMSKSNLHLVEEKVINDLITQAVLKQFIKKENIQVDLNRIETEINNFRENIKKNPQTKDKSLETLLEEQGGSLDELRVALDISFGVDEYLEKTTSEEEMKTYFTENIGSFNGEIVTASHILIDTKGVTDETKLKEAKERAEKIKKELDEGGDFVQLAKAHSDCPSAKTGGNLGPIKRDDMVKEFTDVAYATEVNGISEPVKTQFGYHIIKVTGKDAGKDVNYEDIKDKVKIALHNEKTLNLIQDLLKKSDVKVLYTPTPYYAATSSGGGHGGMGGGGHGSGMGNMSMPGGHGGVYGDHGNMKTNTSPHGGASPHGGTGNPSPHAGMPMPGASSPHGGASPHGGSNPHGQMSSVEGGSVEKKFTLTND
- the ccsA gene encoding cytochrome c biogenesis protein CcsA, whose amino-acid sequence is MGRGIRFYVLLGGIVLHTASITFRGIAIEYFPLTNKFESFTGFALACFSVLLFYSRVESYVYRIATFSVGYIFFVVASVCFSSYLMKVSYAPPLMLTIWYVLHVPISFYCYALWTSAFAAAMARYFSGSEDKRRFEYIIDAGFQYGFIAFSISMIFGGLWGYVAWGSYFLWDAKLLWSVIIWFFYATCIHLDYWPASRKYKTPLAIVGFVILLTTYVGTSFLIKSSHSF